The DNA sequence CGCCGGACTGCGGCTGTATCGAGTCCGCCACTGGGCTTGAGCGGGTCGTAAACGGCGCAGGCGTCCGGGCCGAAGCCCAGGGCGGCGGCGGTGTTGGCGGCGAGGTGCTGGTCAGGGATCGCCAGGATCTTGTCGGCTCCGGCCCCGCCCTGGGCCGCCGGTCGCAGCGCCCACTCGAAGACGCTTCGCACGTTGCTCGACGTGCAGCAGGCCCCGCCGCAGCGGCCGGTGAGGGCCTTGATGGCGGCGGTGGAGTTCACGTAGGTGATCGGGACGATCCTGGCCTGGTGGCACAGCCTTTCCAGGCTGTGTGAATCCACAGGCTGGAAAGCCTGTGCCACCGCGGCGGAAAGTTCCTCCATCGCCTCGGCGACGGCGGGTTCTTCGGCCATTGCGGCCATCGCGCAGCCCGCCCGCATGTTGGGCAGCAGCACCGCCTGCTGGGGCGCTGAGAGGATGTCAGCCGACTCGGCCATGAAGTGTACGCCGCAGAAGACGATGAACCTGGCCCGCTGCTGCGAGGCGGCCTGCCGGGAGAGTTTGAGGCTGTCGCCGATGAAATCGGCGAACTGGATGATCTCATCGCGCTGGTAGTGATGGCCGAGAATGCACAGATCGGCGCCCAGCTCGCTCTTGCGGGCGGCGATGCGCGTGACCAACTGCTCGGCGGACAGTTGGGCGTAAATCGGCGGCAGGTCCTGCTGGATGCTCATAGCTTCATCCTACCGCACCGGCGAGTCCGTGGCACAGGCTTTCTAGCCTGTGACGGTGCCGGGGGGATGTCCCATCAGCCACAGCCTGGAAAGGCTGTGCCACTACTTTTTGCGCAGGCGGCCCAGCATTTCATCGAGTTCGGGCATGCGCAGCACTTTGGTCGCCAGGTACAGCACGCCCAGGCCTACCGTAACGCCCGCTATCGTCGCCAGCCAGGGTCGGTACAGCCCGCCGGCGGCCAGGGCCCACAGAAGACCATAGATCGCCGCGACCATCGCGGCGGTGGCCACGACCGACTTGAGAATGCTCAAGGCCATCTGCCGGTCGCCGAAAGACCCGATGCGTCGGCGCAGCGCCGCGGCCAGCAGCACGGTCGTCAGCACGGTCGTCAGCGAGATGGACAGGCCAAACGAGCGCGGGCCAAGTTGCGGTATCCAGATCAGCATCGCCAGGAGGCTGGCGACGCTGAAGACGGTCAGCACCACGGCGATTCTCAGCGGCGTGCGGGGGTCTTTGAGGGCATAGAACGCGCGGGTCAGGATCGGATACATGCAATTAGCCCAAATTCCCAGCGAGTACCACTTCAGGATCGCCGCGGCGCGCAGGGCGTCATCGTGCGTGAAGTTGCCGCGCTGGAAGAGAAAGACCATGATCGGTTCGGCCAGCACGAACAGCCCCGCCCCGGCCGCGAACCCTTCCAGAAACGACAGGCGGATCGCGCGGTTGACGCTCTCGCGCAAAGCCGGCAGATCATTGCGCAAGGCATAGCGGCTCAGCAGCGGAAAGATGGTCGTCGCCAGCGACATCGCCAGCACGCCCATGGGCAACTGATAGAGCCGCCGCGCCGTATCGATGCGCACCACGTCGCCTTCCCAGAGCGGTTTCTTGAGGATCTGCCACCCGAACATTTCCAGATAGGGCGAGGTTGATTTGGCCTCCATCACCCACCCGATCACCATCTGAAGCAGCTCGCAAAATTGCAGGAAGCCCAGGCCTATCAGGGCCGGCGCCATCAGGCGCAGCACCGTGGCGATTCCCGGTTCGATCGGTCGCAGGCGCAGGACAATCGCCAGATTGCTGCGCTTGAGCAGCCAGAACACCCCGATCAGTTGCACCAGCCCGGCCACGGGCACGCTGGCCGAAACC is a window from the Planctomycetaceae bacterium genome containing:
- the nadA gene encoding quinolinate synthase NadA — protein: MSIQQDLPPIYAQLSAEQLVTRIAARKSELGADLCILGHHYQRDEIIQFADFIGDSLKLSRQAASQQRARFIVFCGVHFMAESADILSAPQQAVLLPNMRAGCAMAAMAEEPAVAEAMEELSAAVAQAFQPVDSHSLERLCHQARIVPITYVNSTAAIKALTGRCGGACCTSSNVRSVFEWALRPAAQGGAGADKILAIPDQHLAANTAAALGFGPDACAVYDPLKPSGGLDTAAVRRATFILWKGACYVHQLFRAQHIKDVRAAHPGIRVIVHPECRREVVELADEAGSTERIIKAVTAAPGGSAWAIGTESNLVNRMAQRRQDCFIRTLAPAAAMCVQMAQIDLPHLLWILDGLAQGELRNRVTVDPAIAADARVALQRMITIT
- the murJ gene encoding murein biosynthesis integral membrane protein MurJ, yielding MNEQQQEHHREREHFFGAAKIVAALTSLSRVSGLFRDMAITALGATRAASAFRVAFMVPNLFRRLFGEGALSAAFVPVFSDVAEKGGLEKARLLLSNFIALAAVVLCGAAVVVSAGLLVWAWASPKPDLQLLLTMTVIMLPFMVTVCLLAMGSAALNCRGHFVYPAVAPILLNLFQIAAAVAGLKLIASVPSSLLLVSASVPVAGLVQLIGVFWLLKRSNLAIVLRLRPIEPGIATVLRLMAPALIGLGFLQFCELLQMVIGWVMEAKSTSPYLEMFGWQILKKPLWEGDVVRIDTARRLYQLPMGVLAMSLATTIFPLLSRYALRNDLPALRESVNRAIRLSFLEGFAAGAGLFVLAEPIMVFLFQRGNFTHDDALRAAAILKWYSLGIWANCMYPILTRAFYALKDPRTPLRIAVVLTVFSVASLLAMLIWIPQLGPRSFGLSISLTTVLTTVLLAAALRRRIGSFGDRQMALSILKSVVATAAMVAAIYGLLWALAAGGLYRPWLATIAGVTVGLGVLYLATKVLRMPELDEMLGRLRKK